A single genomic interval of Asterias amurensis chromosome 1, ASM3211899v1 harbors:
- the LOC139945460 gene encoding uncharacterized protein isoform X1 → MADREQLVQLQADKKLEVPLTSLKNFGESSRAGLCGVGPTGPRQPTMPVVNTQPHPLQQVPLGRSLHDQLAAFNFSPSSWSVLQNLQVRYGGESRAVSSVQDGLRNVIATAGNARPEGFESSEDKYSKLSGGVLFSGERFTGNYCFDFSKVEFQHLLDSQQGVTAPTKPAMTAGRIYLTNQRLILISIGEETGMQLTDEGSQPAGNRKCVTLSITGCKTITFRYESIQLADIRGIDMSSVFSGTSSTNVKGFLPPSPPCCCSCCFSCCCPEEAEWELSPHISSTTPANLVGVINLGTLLPPWQTESNVAIFVPPNSKMDAVVEIIRALQCAAHARQPSPEN, encoded by the exons ATGGCTGATCGGGAACAACTTGTACAATTACAAGCAGACAAGAAGTTGGAAGTGCCACTGACG AGTTTAAAGAACTTTGGAGAGTCATCAAGAGCGGGACTGTGTGGTGTCGGCCCAACAGGCCCAAGGCAACCAACCATGCCGGTGGTTAATACCCAACCACATCCCCTTCAGCAG GTCCCGTTGGGGAGATCACTGCACGACCAACTTGCTGCGTTCAATTTTAGTCCGTCATCTTGGTCCGTTCTTCAAAACCTGCAAGTTCGATATGGAGGCGAGAGTCGAGCAGTCAGTTCAGTCCAAGACGGACTGAGAAATGTCATAGCAACTGCTGGTAACGCTCGCCCGGAAGGTTTTGAGAGTTCTGAAGACAAATACAGCAAACTTAGTGGAG GGGTTCTGTTTTCAGGAGAGAGGTTCACGGGAAATTACTGTTTTGACTTCAGTAAAGTGGAGTTTCAACACTTACTGGATTCGCAACAGGGGGTGACTGCGCCGACCAAACCTGCTATGACTGCGGGTCGGATTTACCTGACCAATCAGCGACTAATTTTAATTTCTATAGGAGAGGAGACAG GCATGCAGTTGACTGACGAGGGTTCACAGCCAGCGGGAAACCGCAAATGCGTGACCTTATCTATCACCGGCTGCAAAACCATTACTTTCCGCTACGAGAGCATCCAACTAGCAGACATTCGCGGTATCGACATGAGCTCGGTGTTCAGCGGTACTTCGTCGACAAACGTCAAAGGCTTCTTACCGCCATCGCCACCGTGTTGCTGCTCATGCTGCTTCTCGTGTTGCTGCCCAG AGGAGGCTGAATGGGAATTGTCGCCTCACATCTCATCAACAACACCAGCCAACTTGGTCGGAGTGATCAATCTGGGTACACTCCTTCCTCCATGGCAGACCGAAAGTAATGTCGCCATCTTCGTGCCGCCAAATAGCAAAATGGATGCGGTGGTGGAGATCATCCGGGCACTTCAGTGTGCTGCTCATGCTCGTCAACCCAGCCCAGAAAATTGA
- the LOC139945460 gene encoding uncharacterized protein isoform X2 produces MADELDPVEEAVEGTLTVLKGLKGIVPKSPGQPSKPVVTQPSSVRHQIPRDRQLEYHLHSTTFSPASWSVLKNLEAQYGQKSQAVRLVDSGLKNVIQTARNGEGIQSYEERYKQLSEGVLFSGERFTGTHCFDFSKVEFQHVLDSQQVTAQLKPAMTAGRIYLTNQRLILLSIGDVTGLQLTDAGSRPVGNRKCVTLSITDCETSTWRYESIQLADIRGVGMSSVFSGAASSRNVKGLIPPPPRCSCSCCDDEAEWELSPHISSTTPANLVGVINLGTLLPPWQTESNVAIFVPPNSKMDAVVEIIRALQCAAHARQPSPEN; encoded by the exons ATGGCTGATGAGCTGGACCCAGTTGAAGAAGCAGTGGAAGGGACTCTGACG gTTTTAAAGGGCCTGAAAGGTATCGTTCCCAAAAGCCCAGGGCAACCATCCAAACCGGTGGTTACCCAACCATCTTCTGTGCGTCATCAG ATTCCGCGAGATAGACAACTGGAATATCATCTCCATTCGACCACGTTTAGTCCGGCATCTTGGTCCGTTCTTAAAAACCTGGAAGCTCAATATGGTCAAAAGAGTCAAGCAGTCAGATTGGTTGACAGCGGACTAAAAAATGTCATACAAACTGCACGTAACGGTGAAGGCATTCAGAGTTATGAAGAAAGATATAAGCAGCTTAGTGAAG GGGTTCTGTTTTCAGGAGAGAGGTTCACGGGAACTCACTGTTTTGATTTCAGTAAAGTGGAGTTTCAACACGTACTGGATTCGCAACAGGTGACTGCGCAGCTCAAACCTGCTATGACTGCGGGTCGGATTTACCTGACCAATCAGCGACTTATTCTACTTTCTATAGGAGACGTGACAG GCCTGCAGTTGACTGATGCGGGTTCACGGCCAGTAGGAAACCGCAAATGTGTGACCTTGTCTATCACCGACTGCGAAACCAGTACTTGGCGCTACGAGAGCATCCAACTAGCAGACATTCGCGGTGTCGGCATGAGCTCGGTGTTCAGCGGTGCTGCTTCGTCGAGAAACGTCAAAGGCTTAATACCGCCACCGCCACGGTGTTCCTGCTCGTGTTGCGACGAT GAGGCTGAATGGGAATTGTCGCCTCACATCTCATCAACAACACCAGCCAACTTGGTCGGAGTGATCAATCTGGGTACACTCCTTCCTCCATGGCAGACCGAAAGTAATGTCGCCATCTTCGTGCCGCCAAATAGCAAAATGGATGCGGTGGTGGAGATCATCCGGGCACTTCAGTGTGCTGCTCATGCTCGTCAACCCAGCCCAGAAAATTGA